The window AAACTCGGGATCACCCCGCGTTCAACTGCCGCCGGTACATCCCACAGCGCGTTTTCCATGAACCAGCCCGGCCGCAGGAAGGTCACCGGTCTATCCATACCCGCGAGGCCCTGCTCGAGGATCTGCAACTGATTGAGCAGGTTCGGCTGCGTGGCCTGTGCGCCGATGGTCGACAGGCATACCACCCTCCCCGGCCGGGCCTGCTCCAACGCCGAACGCAGGTTCTCCACCCGTTGCCGGGATTCAGGAAAACCCGGACTCGGGTCGAAGTTCGACGGCAGCATCACGAACACCCCCTCGGCAGCACTGAACGCCTGGGTCATTGCCTGCACATCGTCGGTATCGGCCACTGCCACCTGGCAACCCTGCGCCGCCCACGGGGCCCCCTTGTCCGTACTACGGACCACCGCCCGCACCGGCTGGCCGGCAGCCAGTAAATGACGAACGATGGCCCCCCCCACCTGCCCGGTGGTTCCCATGACTGCATACATAGAATGTCCTCCCACGAGAAGCGACGTCTGTCGCGATGGAGAGAATTATCCGCAGCCGCCCGACATTCTCCGATAGCATGGATGTCATTGGATAAATGACTGGAAATCATCAATGAGCTTCGACTCCAGCCTGGCCAGCGGCATGGGCGTCCTCAGCGCCGTGGTTGACAGCGGCAGCTTCGCCAGGGCCGCCGACAGCCTCGACATGACGCCCTCGGGCGTCAGCCGGGCGATCGCACGTCTGGAACAACGCCTGGGAATCCGCCTGTTCGATCGCACTACCCGCTCGGTCAAGCTGACCGACGAGGGCCGACGCCTCTACGAGGAAATCGCGCCACTGCTGGCCGGGCTGGAGGAAGCCGCCCACAATGCCAGCGGCAGCGCGAACAGCGTACGGGGGCGCCTGCGGGTGAACATCGACCCGTACTTCTCCCGGCTGATCCTCGGCCCCGC of the Pseudomonas vanderleydeniana genome contains:
- a CDS encoding NmrA family NAD(P)-binding protein → MYAVMGTTGQVGGAIVRHLLAAGQPVRAVVRSTDKGAPWAAQGCQVAVADTDDVQAMTQAFSAAEGVFVMLPSNFDPSPGFPESRQRVENLRSALEQARPGRVVCLSTIGAQATQPNLLNQLQILEQGLAGMDRPVTFLRPGWFMENALWDVPAAVERGVIPSFLQPLDKPVPMVATADVGRLAAQLLLEHWSGKRIVELEAAQRVTPNQIAAGFAELLGKPVRMEVVPRDTWQALFTAQGMNNPLPRMQMLDGFNEGWIEFAGESRKGRVELLTVLGELLARSGVPV